Proteins found in one Aspergillus chevalieri M1 DNA, chromosome 2, nearly complete sequence genomic segment:
- a CDS encoding uncharacterized protein (COG:S;~EggNog:ENOG410PXY6), whose protein sequence is MRTRSQPMSPGGFLALEKEKNAPRQTRSMRARSASHASAQSNSQSETEEPQPQPTTRSRTNKKTTTTTGAKKDTTTKKTTTTRKTATTKRAAAARKTDTTAKPSSKPAKAPATRAMKTRAERKTTRRTAEQSPEEESQEINDASQSPEVKAEPDTTANESPKIPDENNEESQKPTEVTSSAVDVLSEPQASDLNRKRPRAESPDRASETPSVKRSRTLRPPGSTSLARRLAPLSRRLSTNGVPYAERLRRRQAERQGRIHTTVFRLPELVAQTEADRRASESASPSPAPPAPQNSFDFPESSEPSRSMEESTPQEPRTPETPRGWNIRGLLSSVPRFSVSRFLPRLGRSFGRTEEGEEIDPETASRQSTPSAPSTPTKTTAAPTQPPATERVVTTEQWKAPGGSTPKSAPAKKPLPNLSYDLFPRPINRDLYLPRSPEPAAEAKDAEDSAANKDQRQKQEKQAQVSPETAPAEERGREITDTTDKKRKRAPSPDVIPNPPGCSYGLDLDYFCYSDSDEEEEPSPSVSKPTPLAKSAVRSALRSETHPSKKVRFDASPEDTPSKKRGRATDPYQGHHFLGLGDVSPTPVTDSAKTTPATPTVTGSPVQRPPGFKFNTQGSFGFDYDDFSDDSSSSGASTPAILSPAGTLPETRATPRSQVQESLQSPRPAPHAAPSAPPSTPKVDAEALAKVRSQAEKYKPKTPSGLRTASRYSTSPMVQSPNVEPLKKPEPKESIPEELPEKENVPEKPIEKPAEKFGDDQFARDAEWLYERCPSGDFSKFTWPEKRSLVDSLEINPEAVKILDNVWDSSDIEVGHTAFCRGMEEFAATFV, encoded by the exons ATGCGCACCCGCTCGCAACCCATGTCGCCCGGGGGCTTTCTTGCTctcgaaaaagaaaagaatgctCCTCGTCAGACAAGATCGATGAGAGCAAGAAGCGCTTCACATGCCAGTGCGCAATCCAACTCGCAATCTGAGACGGAAGAACCTCAACCACAACCCACCACGCGGTCGAGGACAAATAAGAAGACTACGACTACTACAGGTGCAAAGAAGGATACGACCACGAAAAAGACTACTACCACCAGGAAGACTGCTACGACGAAGAGAGCCGCCGCTGCCAGAAAAACAGACACTACCGCAAAACCCTCGTCGAAACCCGCAAAGGCCCCTGCAACTCGCGCCATGAAAACCAGGGCAGAGCGGAAGACGACTAGAAGGACTGCTGAACAGTCCCCTGAGGAAGAATCACAGGAAATTAACGACGCGTCCCAATCTCCTGAAGTCAAAGCCGAACCCGATACCACAGCAAACGAATCTCCTAAGATTCCCGATGAAAATAACGAGGAAAGCCAGAAGCCTACGGAGGTTACCTCTTCCGCGGTGGATGTTCTGTCGGAACCCCAGGCCAGCGATT TGAACCGGAAGCGCCCACGTGCCGAATCCCCCGATCGTGCGAGTGAAACTCCGTCGGTAAAACGGTCCCGGACATTGCGCCCGCCGGGCAGCACGTCGTTGGCTCGTCGTCTGGCTCCGCTGTCGCGTCGTTTGTCTACGAACGGTGTACCATATGCCGAGAGACTTCGTCGGCGGCAAGCAGAGCGCCAGGGCCGCATCCATACGACCGTTTTCCGACTGCCTGAGCTCGTGGCTCAGACCGAGGCAGACCGCCGGGCATCAGAGTCAGCATCCCCGAGCCCTGCACCTCCGGCCCCTCAGAACTCTTTTGACTTTCCCGAATCTTCTGAGCCCTCTCGGAGTATGGAAGAGTCTACGCCTCAGGAGCCTCGGACGCCAGAGACGCCTAGAGGGTGGAACATCCGTGGATTGCTTAGCTCTGTGCCTCGTTTTTCTGTCTCTCGCTTCCTGCCACGTCTTGGCCGATCTTTTGGCCGGACAGAAGAAG GGGAAGAAATTGATCCGGAGACCGCGTCACGCCAATCTACTCCGTCGGCACCTTCTACTCCTACAAAAACCACTGCAGCTCCCACACAACCTCCCGCCACGGAGCGCGTTGTGACAACAGAACAATGGAAAGCTCCTGGTGGAAGTACCCCCAAATCTGCACCCGCCAAGAAGCCTTTGCCCAATCTGTCTTACGATCTCTTCCCGCGCCCGATCAATCGGGACTTGTACCTTCCTCGCTCTCCGGAGCCCGCCGCTGAAGCGAAAGATGCTGAGGACAGCGCAGCCAACAAGGACCAGCGGCAAAAACAAGAGAAGCAGGCTCAGGTTTCTCCTGAGACTGCTCCAGCAGAAGAACGTGGACGCGAGATTACTGACACCACGgacaagaagcgcaagcgtGCTCCGTCGCCAGACGTGATTCCCAACCCGCCTGGCTGCAGTTATGGTCTTGACTTGGACTACTTCTGCTATTCTGAcagcgatgaagaagaggagccgAGTCCATCTGTCTCCAAACCTACTCCTCTAGCCAAATCTGCAGTTCGCAGCGCACTTCGGTCCGAAACCCATCCATCGAAGAAGGTTCGCTTCGATGCTAGCCCTGAGGATACTCCTTCGAAAAAGCGTGGTCGCGCAACGGACCCCTATCAAGGACACCACTTCTTGGGGTTGGGCGATGTGTCACCAACGCCGGTCACCGATTCCGCGAAAACTACGCCAGCAACTCCGACTGTTACTGGTTCGCCTGTGCAGCGGCCTCCTGGATTCAAGTTCAACACCCAGGGTTCTTTTGGTTTTGACTACGACGATTTCTCTGATGATTCTTCCTCGAGTGGAGCATCCACTCCGGCAATTCTGTCACCTGCCGGCACTCTTCCTGAAACTCGCGCGACCCCGCGCAGCCAGGTTCAGGAAAG CTTGCAATCGCCTCGTCCTGCTCCTCATGCTGCTCCTTCGGCTCCCCCGAGCACTCCGAAGGTTGATGCGGAAGCTCTTGCGAAGGTCCGGTCTCAGGCCGAGAAGTACAAACCGAAAACTCCCAGTGGTCTTCGTACTGCCAGCCGTTACTCTACGAGCCCGATGGTTCAGTCGCCCAATGTCGAGCCTCTAAAGAAACCCGAACCCAAGGAATCTATTCCGGAGGAGCTCCCTGAAAAAGAGAATGTTCCCGAGAAGCCAATTGAGAAGCCTGCTGAGAAGTTTGGCGATGACCAATTTGCGCGCGATGCTGAGTGGCTCTACGAGCGCTGTCCTTCTGGCGATTTCAGCAAATTCACATGGCCCGAGAAGCGCAGCCTTGTTGATAGCCTGGAGATCAACCCCGAGGCTGTGAAGATCCTGGATAATGTGTGGGATTCTTCTGACATTGAAGTCGGGCATACTGCTTTCTGTCGTGGCATGGAGGAATTTGCAGCCACATTTGTTTAG
- the nop58 gene encoding RNA-processing protein NOP58 (COG:A;~EggNog:ENOG410PIKN;~InterPro:IPR012976,IPR012974,IPR002687,IPR036070, IPR029012,IPR042239;~PFAM:PF08156,PF01798) — translation MTLFILTETSAGYALLKAKDKKILKKEDLATEASTPEGVSNLLKLKSFKKFDSAATALEEVASLVEGKVSPRLASLLDEIKDEKKVSLAVADPKLGNAIGKLPDLSIQLIADSSTTDIYRAIREHLPTLIPGLLPQDMSTMSLGLSHSLARHKLKFSPDKIDTMIVQAIALLDDLDKELNTYAMRVKEWYGWHFPELAKILNDNLAYARLVLKMGMRANWESSDLAEILPEEIEGAVKNAADRSMGTEISQDDLENIQALAEQVVGFSEYRQQLASYLTSRMNAIAPNLTALVGELVGARLIAHAGSLTNLSKSPASTLQILGAEKALFRALKTKHDTPKYGLIYHASLIGQATGKNKGKMARVLAAKASLGLRVDALAEWDDDATEEDKSALGTEARYNLERKLAGMEGKPIKPRGVAIAPNGAAVQPKKFELNEARKYNADADALDSDEPASAKKSKGDKKLIEEVQDEEMADAGEEESDDSDDEDSGKKKSKKSKDPELEKAAEKAGLSVKRYQRKLERGEITFDADGNPTAVSKKDLKKAKKESKKSSKDDEKKRKRKDESEAADDGEKKKKKKRKSDA, via the exons ATGACCCTGTTCATCCTCACCGAAACCAGCGCAGGTTATGCCCTGCTCAAGGCCAAGGACAAGAAGATTCTCAAGAAGGAGGATCTGGCCACTGAGGCTTCTACTCCTGAGGGCGTGTCGAACTT GCTTAAACTGAAGAGCTTCAAGAAATTCGACAGCGCCGCTACTGCTCTTGAGGAAGTTGCTTCTCTCGTTGAAGGAAAGGTTTCTCCTCGTCTTGCCAGCCTGCTTGACGAGAtcaaggatgagaagaaggtGTCTTTGGCCGTTGCGGACCCCAAGCTGG GTAACGCCATTGGCAAGCTTCCCGACCTTTCCATTCAATTGATTGCCGACTCGTCAACCACCGACATCTACCGTGCCATCCGCGAGCACCTACCTACATTAATCCCTGGTCTCCTTCCTCAGGACATGTCTACGATGTCTCTCGGTCTGTCGCACTCTCTTGCCAGACACAAGTTGAAGTTCTCGCCCGACAAGATCGATACTATGATTGTCCAGGCCATTGCCCTCCTGGACGACTTGGACAAGGAGTTGAACACCTATGCCATGCGTGTGAAGGAATGGTACGGATGGCACTTCCCTGAATTGGCCAAGATTTTGAATGACAACCTCGCCTACGCGCGCCTTGTTCTGAAGATGGGTATGCGCGCCAACTGGGAGTCGTCTGATCTCGCCGAGATCCTGCCTGAAGAAATTGAGGGTGCCGTCAAGAACGCGGCAGACCGCTCCATGGGTACTGAGATCAGCCAGGATGACTTGGAGAATATCCAGGCTTTGGCCGAACAGGTTGTCGGCTTCTCTGAGTACCGTCAGCAGCTTGCCAGCTACCTCACTTCGCGTATGAACGCGATCGCACCCAACCTGACTGCTCTTGTTGGCGAATTGGTTGGCGCTCGTCTCATTGCCCATGCCGGTAGCCTTACCAACCTTTCCAAGAGCCCTGCCTCTACCCTCCAGATCCTTGGTGCCGAGAAGGCCCTGTTCCGTGCCTTGAAGACCAAGCACGACACCCCCAAGTACGGTCTCATCTACCACGCTTCGCTGATCGGTCAGGCCACCGGTAAGAACAAGGGTAAGATGGCAAGAGTGCTCGCCGCCAAGGCCTCGCTTGGTCTGCGTGTCGATGCTCTCGCCGAGTGGGACGACGACGCTACCGAGGAGGACAAGTCCGCCCTCGGTACCGAAGCCCGCTACAACCTCGAGCGCAAGCTCGCCGGTATGGAAGGCAAGCCCATCAAGCCCCGCGGTGTTGCCATCGCCCCCAACGGCGCCGCCGTTCAGCCCAAGAAGTTTGAGCTCAACGAAGCCCGGAAATACAACGCCGACGCCGACGCTCTTGACAGTGACGAGCCCGCCTCGGCCAAGAAGTCCAAGGGCGACAAGAAGCTCATTGAGGAAGTCCAAGATGAGGAGATGGCCGACGCTGGTGAGGAGGAGTCTGACGACTCCGACGATGAAGACTCGGGCAAGAAGAAGTccaagaagagcaaggatCCCGAACTCGAAAAGGCAGCAGAAAAGGCCGGCCTGAGCGTGAAGCGATACCAGCGCAAGCTCGAACGAGGCGAGATCACATTCGACGCGGACGGTAACCCGACCGCAGTCAGCAAGAAGGATCTAAAGAAGGCTAAGAAGGAATCCAAGAAGTCGTCTAAGGACGacgagaagaagcgcaagaggaAAGACGAGTCCGAGGCCGCCGACGAcggcgagaagaagaagaagaagaagcggaagAGCGATGCTTAA
- a CDS encoding glycosyltransferase domain-containing protein (COG:S;~EggNog:ENOG410PR79;~TransMembrane:1 (i37-53o)) translates to MASLGAPGPSIDKQWSKLSTFTQQILPRRSRPRPTRTLLFAIASFCLLLLWLLRSSGEPAINYWTQFPSLHPFRASPEDASILIPHNSTLTRDDTLPVNLVKNSPSFHVVVPARQKAPPLCRLITSAMILNYPPPTLINYGKSLPEGSTDYDAMVEKVSGIYDYLSASRHVHDQDFVLLLDETDFFFQLPPEVMIGRFQNLLRERNAKLRKKYGLVGIGSDASPEIVQKYSQRVLFGASKTCDLNKLNLSLDPGCVTVPQSALPPDVYGWKTDIDSDIALNRPRWLNPGMAMGQVADLKLVYGQVLQFVEKQKRIKNADHVALTQMYGRQEYIRELERQRTSNGLMEWLYRQIGISDATNVTGAAIPYLKSGARYEYGIGVDSESRIFFDTTHSKRDMEWLHYNNITKTSLVQMEHGVPREHRLLLPEDLTLPSPFYHPNLTKDEVSNPPYNDTLDALPNPKNRSWRNLPLLTYIPSASVPALIHLDGNRVTRDGWWLKMWYQPWSRALLRKYMRTPLGFDVAQSALLGGQDWWDLRGGKGGIWTGQGEWMDYGEVCKGFERDVFEDGFGAWGKEDGSEDGPVYNQFGNVVKGG, encoded by the exons ATGGCCTCACTAGGCGCTCCGGGGCCATCAATAGACAAGCAATGGTCCAAGTTGTCGACCTTCACACAGCAGATCCTCCCACGTCGTTCGCGTCCTCGTCCGACCAGAACACTGTTATTCGCGATCGCCTCGTTCTGCTTGTTGCTTCTTTGGCTCCTGCGATCATCCGGGGAG CCGGCGATCAACTACTGGACGCAATTCCCATCTCTCCATCCATTCCGCGCGTCCCCCGAAGACGCTTCGATCCTCATCCCGCATAACTCTACATTGACTCGAGATGATACCCTTCCCGTCAACCTGGTCAAGAACAGTCCGTCCTTTCATGTGGTCGTTCCCGCGAGGCAGAAGGCGCCCCCGCTTTGTCGGCTAATCACGTCCGCTATGATATTGAACTACCCTCCTCCGACATTGATCAACTATGGAAAGTCGCTTCCGGAGGGCTCTACGGATTATGATGCCATGGTGGAGAAGGTGTCTGGTATCTACGATTATCTGTCGGCCAGTCGCCACGTGCACGATCAGGATTTTGTGCTCCTTCTCGATGAGACGGATTTCTTCTTTCAATTGCCGCCGGAGGTGATGATCGGACGATTCCAGAACCTCCTTCGTGAAAGAAATGCGAAGTTGCGCAAGAAGTATGGTCTGGTGGGCATTGGCTCTGATGCCTCGCCAGAGATCGTGCAGAAATATTCCCAGCGGGTGTTGTTTGGCGCGAGCAAGACGTGTGATTTGAACAAGTTGAACTTGTCATTGGACCCTGGTTGTGTCACGGTGCCGCAGTCGGCGCTGCCTCCTGATGTGTATGGGTGGAAGACCGATATCGATTCAGACATCGCCCTAAACCGCCCGCGATGGTTGAATCCTGGTATGGCAATGGGACAAGTGGCAGATCTCAAACTGGTCTACGGCCAAGTCCTGCAATTCgtggagaagcagaagcgcATCAAAAACGCCGACCATGTCGCATTGACCCAAATGTACGGACGACAGGAGTATATCCGAGAATTGGAACGACAAAGAACTTCCAACGGCCTCATGGAATGGCTTTACCGTCAAATAGGCATCTCAGACGCCACCAACGTCACCGGCGCCGCAATCCCGTACCTCAAATCCGGAGCCCGCTACGAATACGGCATCGGCGTGGACTCCGAATCCCGCATCTTCTTCGACACAACCCATTCCAAACGCGACATGGAATGGCTCCACTACAACAACATCACAAAAACCTCCCTCGTACAAATGGAACACGGTGTTCCCCGAGAACaccgcctcctcctccccgaagacctcaccctcccctcccccttcTACCACCCCAACCTCACCAAAGATGAAGTCAGCAACCCGCCCTACAACGACACCCTCGACGCCCTCCCCAACCCCAAAAACCGCTCTTGGCGCaaccttcccctcctcacaTACATCCCCTCCGCCTCCGTCCCCGCCCTCATCCACCTCGACGGCAACCGGGTCACGCGCGATGGCTGGTGGTTGAAAATGTGGTATCAACCCTGGTCCCGCGCTCTGCTGCGCAAGTACATGCGTACACCGCTTGGCTTCGACGTTGCTCAGTCTGCGTTGCTAGGTGGACAGGATTGGTGGGACTTACGCGGTGGGAAAGGTGGTATTTGGACTGGGCAAGGGGAGTGGATGGATTATGGGGAGGTTTGTAAAGGGTTTGAGAGGGATGTGTTTGAGGATGGGTTCGGGGCTTGGGGGAAGGAGGATGGAAGTGAGGATGGGCCGGTTTATAATCAGTTTGGGAATGTTGTTAAGGGGGGTTAG
- a CDS encoding uncharacterized protein (COG:S;~EggNog:ENOG410Q0CJ;~InterPro:IPR038846;~go_component: GO:0005666 - RNA polymerase III complex [Evidence IEA];~go_process: GO:0006384 - transcription initiation from RNA polymerase III promoter [Evidence IEA]), with protein sequence MRIIDPQSATLSNIEVLAHITSHPPRRPPNPPPNINPRTFVPSPDLRDHNTVIKEIHNYVSRLSPHLLGYPSYVHEEDMKRLEEVEAQIQAQAQSQGGGGQGTGVMPAPRKRDLGPTEMDERLRGLVKGLQPFGLTKGEVLMILNLGVGFQQASAEGHGEDGAGQEQMEVDQGQGEGKVEGEEEGQGEEGEGEGELPAEDYGALALLDTVIEEREERLSNEDVGQVLAVIREALGP encoded by the exons ATGAGG ATAATCGACCCCCAAAGCGCAACCCTCTCCAACATCGAAGTCCTCGCCCACATAACCTCTCACCCACCCCGGCGCCCACCCAATCCACCCCCAAACATAAACCCCCGAACCTTCGTGCCCAGCCCAGACCTGCGCGACCACAACACCGTCATCAAAGAAATCCACAACTACGTCTCCCGCCTTTCGCCGCATCTCCTGGGGTACCCGAGCTATGTGCATGAGGAGGATATGAAGCGCTTGGAGGAGGTGGAGGCGCAGATTCAAGCGCAAGCGCAGAGTcagggaggaggaggacagGGGACGGGGGTTATGCCGGcgccgaggaagagggattTGGGGCCTACAGAGATGGATGAGAGGCTGCGGGGGTTGGTGAAGGGGTTGCAGCCGTTTGGTTTGACAAAGGGGGAGGTTCTTATGATTTTGAATCTGGGGGTTGGGTTTCAGCAGGCTTCTGCTGAGGGGCATGGTGAGGATGGAGCGGGGCAGGAGCAAATGGAAGTTGATCAGGGGCAGGGCGAGGGTAAGGtagaaggggaagaagaagggcagGGGGAGGAAGGCGAGGGTGAAGGAGAACTTCCGGCGGAGGATTATGGTGCGCTGGCGCTTTTGGATACGGTTAttgaggagagggaggagagatTGTCGAATGAGGATGTTGGGCAGGTTTTGGCGGTTATTCGGGAGGCTTTGGGGCCGTGA
- a CDS encoding mitochondrial 37S ribosomal protein uS15m (BUSCO:EOG092643JW;~COG:J;~EggNog:ENOG410PID3;~InterPro:IPR009068,IPR005290,IPR000589;~PFAM:PF00312;~go_component: GO:0005840 - ribosome [Evidence IEA];~go_function: GO:0003735 - structural constituent of ribosome [Evidence IEA];~go_process: GO:0006412 - translation [Evidence IEA]) produces the protein MPPRFIIQPSLKAFTGSSHVQTPFAALALNPSKTIVRAGSAETRERKRHDPFAMAQTRQRKAANLSRQQALEAERDASLGDPIETEPTPFIQQIKSQLELQGTTGAEAKPNHFIKPEEIQETMEFSKDLTSPIADVNRNIADPQLEKEAMKGHAEEAQNTEEAIRRIVNLNNGNTKDRLRVNIQNCIETFGRHNTDTTLPPKPTAVSNQSGTERPEKTPRVGPDTGSPEVQVAVLTTKILNLSRHLQTSNKDKHNKRNLRLLVHKRQKLLRYLRRKERGGPRWQNLMQTLGLTDAAWKGEISM, from the exons ATGCCTCCGCGTTTTATTATTCAACCTTCGTTGAAGGCCTTCACTG GCTCTTCTCATGTGCAGACTCCGTTCGCCGCGCTGGCTTTGAACCCCTCAAAAACCATCGTCAGAGCTGGTTCCGCAGAGaccagagaaagaaagcGACATGACCCCTTCGCTATGGCCCAGACTCGCCAGCGCAAGGCCGCAAATCTATCCCGCCAGCAGGCCCTCGAGGCGGAACGGGATGCTTCCCTTGGAGACCCCATTGAAACCGAGCCTACACCTTTCATCCAGCAGATCAAGTCCCAACTCGAATTGCAGGGCACGACAGGGGCCGAGGCCAAACCGAACCACTTTATAAAACCCGAAGAAATCCAGGAAACCATGGAGTTCTCCAAGGACCTGACATCACCCATTGCAGACGTGAACCGCAACATCGCAGACCCGCAACTTGAAAAGGAAGCAATGAAGGGACATGCTGAAGAGGCTCAGAACACCGAGGAAGCCATCAGACGAATTGTGAACCTCAACAATGGAAACACGAAAGACCGTCTCCGCGTCAACATCCAGAACTGCATTGAGACATTCGGGCGACACAACACCGATACCACGCTGCCGCCCAAGCCCACCGCCGTATCGAACCAATCGGGCACTGAGCGTCCAGAAAAGACCCCTCGCGTTGGACCGGATACGGGCTCCCCCGAAGTGCAGGTTGCCGTCCTTACCACGAAGATCCTCAACCTGTCCCGGCATCTGCAGACATCGAACAAGGATAAGCACAACAAACGCAATCTTCGCCTTCTCGTTCACAAGCGCCAGAAGCTGCTCAGATATCTACGGAGGAAGGAGCGGGGTGGACCCAGATGGCAAAATTTGATGCAGACTTTGGGCCTGACGGATGCTGCTTGGAAGGGCGAAATTAGCATGTAA
- the rps0 gene encoding 40S ribosomal protein uS2 (COG:J;~EggNog:ENOG410PGPW;~InterPro:IPR001865,IPR032281,IPR023591,IPR005707, IPR018130,IPR027498;~PFAM:PF16122;~go_component: GO:0005840 - ribosome [Evidence IEA];~go_component: GO:0015935 - small ribosomal subunit [Evidence IEA];~go_function: GO:0003735 - structural constituent of ribosome [Evidence IEA];~go_process: GO:0006412 - translation [Evidence IEA]) — MAPSQLPPIFNPTPQDIEMLLAAQCHLGSKNLQVHMEPYLWKLRPDGVNILNIGKTWEKIVLAARIIATIDNPADICVISARPYGQRAVLKFASHTGATAIAGRFTPGNFTNYITRSFKEPRLIIVTDPRTDAQAIKEASYVNIPVIALCDTDSPTDFVDVAIPTNNKGRHSIGLVWWMLAREVLRLRGTLASREAEWDTVVDLYFYRDPEAEENKEIADETKVPGAEEIGPAAVESGFAGENWDTQAPGAGAPGTAFAAASAVGAASWDAEGGDWAASSAQPAAESWAETQPAENKW; from the exons ATGGCCCCCTCTCAGCTCCCCCCGATCTTCAACCCCACCCCCCAGGACATTGAGATGCTCCTGGCCGCTCAGTGCCACCTGGGATCCAAGAACCTCCAGGTGCACATGGAGCCTTACCTCTGGAAGCTTCGCCCCGACGGTGTCAACATCCTGAACATCGGCAAGACCTG GGAGAAGATTGTCCTGGCTGCCCGTATCATCGCTACCATTGACAACCCGGCCGACATCTGTGTCATCTCCGCTCGTCCCTACGGTCAGCGTGCTGTCCTTAAGTTCGCCTCCCACACCGGTGCCACCGCTATCGCCGGTCGTTTCACCCCCGGTAACTTCACCAACTACATCACCCGCTCTTTCAAGGAGCCCCGTCTGATCATCGTTACCGACCCCCGCACCGACGCCCAGGCTATTAAGGAGGCCAGCTACGTCAACATCCCCGTCATCGCTCTTTGCGACACTGACTCCCCCACCGACTTCGTCGATGTTGCCATCCCCACCAACAACAAGGGCCGTCACTCCATCGGTCTCGTCTGGTGGATGCTTGCCCGTGAGGTCCTCCGTCTCCGTGGCACTCTCGCTTCCCGCGAGGCTGAGTGGGACACCGTCGTTGACCTGTACTTCTACCGCGACCCTGAGGCCGAGGAGAACAAGGAGATCGCCGACGAGACCAAGGTCCCCGGTGCTGAGGAGATCGGTCCCGCTGCCGTCGAGTCTGGCTTCGCTGGTGAGAACTGGGACACCCAGGCTCCTGGCGCTGGTGCTCCTGGCACTGCCTTTGCTGCTGCTAGCGCCGTTGGTGCCGCCAGCTGGGATGCCGAGGGCGGTGACTGGGCCGCCAGCTCTGCTCAGCCTGCTGCTGAGAGCTGGGCCGAGACTCAGCCCGCTGAGAACAAGTGGTAG